The Streptomyces rimosus genomic interval CGGCGGAGGAGGAGGGGAGCGCGGGGCACACCGGTGCCCGCCCCGAGGCCCACATCATCTGAACGCCCGTCGCGTCGGGAGGACGCATGATCCCCACCTGGCGGCTGCGCGCCGCCTTCGCCCGCCGGCTGTCCGGCATGTACGGTGCCGAAGTCCCCGCGTACACCACGCTCCTGGAGGTGGCGGGCGAGGTGAACGACGAGGTGGCGCGCCGCGATCCGGACGCCGGGCGCCTCGGTGCGCTGGCCCGGGTCACCGCGGAGCGGCACGGCGCCATCCGCGTCGGCACGCCCCGCGAACTGTGCCAGGCCGCACAGATCTTCGCCGCCCTGGGCATGCGCCCGGTGGGCTTCTACGATCTGCGGGACGCCACCACCAGCGCGGTCCCGGTGGTCTCCACCGCCTTCCGGCCCGTGGAGCCCGAGGAACTGGCCCGCAACCCCTTCCGCGTCTTCACCTCCCTGCTCACCACCGCCGACCGCCGGTTCTTCGACGCCGGCCTCCAGACCCGGCTGGAAACCTTCCTGGAGCGCCGCACCCTCTTCCCGCCGGAGCTGCTCAGACTCGCCGAACGCGCCGAACGCGAGCGGGGCCTGGAACCGGACGAGGCCGAACGCCTCCTCACCCTGGCGGTCGCCGCCTTCGAACTGTCCCCGGAGCCGGTCGACCGCGCCTGGTACACCGAACTCGCCCGGATCTCCGCCGTTGCCGCCGACATCGGCGGCGTCACCAGCACCCATATCAACCACCTCACACCGCGCGTGCTGGACATCGACGCGCTCTACCGGCGGATGGCGGACCGGGGCATCACCATGATCGACGAGATCCAGGGGCCGCCCCGCTGGGACGGGCCCGACGTCCTGCTGCGCCAGACCTCCTTCCGCGCGCTCGACGAAGCCCGTACCTTCCGGGAACCGGACGGCAGCGTCACCACCGGCGCCCTGCGCGTGCGGTTCGGCGAGGTCGAAG includes:
- the hglS gene encoding 2-oxoadipate dioxygenase/decarboxylase is translated as MIPTWRLRAAFARRLSGMYGAEVPAYTTLLEVAGEVNDEVARRDPDAGRLGALARVTAERHGAIRVGTPRELCQAAQIFAALGMRPVGFYDLRDATTSAVPVVSTAFRPVEPEELARNPFRVFTSLLTTADRRFFDAGLQTRLETFLERRTLFPPELLRLAERAERERGLEPDEAERLLTLAVAAFELSPEPVDRAWYTELARISAVAADIGGVTSTHINHLTPRVLDIDALYRRMADRGITMIDEIQGPPRWDGPDVLLRQTSFRALDEARTFREPDGSVTTGALRVRFGEVEARGIALSRAGRARYDALTTETDRRLAASGPGGPARQDVARALWEAGFPRSEHRLAAEGLGYFTYEPSPTRPRDRRRPPADLAGLLAQGWLTAHPIVYEDFLPRSAAGIFRSNLTGQGTRDATRTGTPYDEHRLSEAVGRPVHDPFEIYAAQQDASLRHALEALGADDALRTLCPS